The Hordeum vulgare subsp. vulgare chromosome 4H, MorexV3_pseudomolecules_assembly, whole genome shotgun sequence genomic interval cttatgtgcaccaacaacttatgctaagcaagataaacaaccaaatgatagcaagatatatgacaagaaacaatatggctatcacaaagtaaagtgcataagtaaagggttcgggtaagagataaccgaggcatgcggagacgatgatgtatcccgaagttcacacccttgcggatgctaatatccgttggagcggtgtggaggcacaatgctccccaagatgccactaaggccaccgtaatctcctcacgccctcgcacaatgcaagatgcagtgattccactaagggacccttgagggcggtcaccgaacccgtacaaatggcaaaccttgggggcggtcaccggtacccgtacaaattgctcggggcaatctccacaacctaattggagaccccgacgcttgcctggagctttacaccacaatgattgagctccaagacaccaccaagcttctaggacgccaaagcatccacgaagaacaatctctggggtactaagtaccaaaggtaataagcttctcaaacttcgcttccacgtatcaccgtggagaactcaaattgatgcaactaatgcaatgacaagaacacacgaagtggacaagtaCCTCacgctcaaatccctccacaacaacaaaagctatggagaaatatgagaggaagaacaaggagctcacaaagaactccaagatcaagatccaagtggttcccctcacatagaggagaaagtgattggtggagatgtggatctagatctcctctctcttttccctcaagaacaagcaagaatcattggagggattgagagttagcaagctctaagaaggtcaacaatgggggaagaacatgatctCAACAGATAAgaaaaggccaagggggaagaagaccccctttatatagtgggggaaggaatcaaaccgttacccccacttatagcccgagcccagcggtactaccgctggctgcagcggtactaccgctgaccctccagtggtactaccgctggctacagtggtactaccgctgagcccatggtagcgcaaagatactaccgggccaaccaccgccaagaaagtcttcgcaaaaagtccgacgtagtacagccgcaaggatgacggtactaaagtcctggagcggtacaccactggccaggggcggtactaccgctgggatagcggtactaccgccatctctagcggtactaccgctagggcgagcggtactaccgctaggtccagcggtactaccgctcgccactgaaataaccataacttttgcatacgagctccgaatcgagcaaacccaatcttcttggattcaggacgacaagagctatccaaacagatatgaaaatgccaatgctatagagatgtgagacctctatgaatgaagaaccggcaaaaactccatcaTCAAaagcatcatagtagatgcatatggtctccgttttcgatgaactcgagcttgtcatgaagattaccataagctctaaaactcacaaagagaaacaccaaataagaaccaagaagtatgatgcaaggatgcaaatggtttgagctctcaacaaacgatacaatcaagctactcacttgagagcccccttgacagtacaacaatctatcctaaaacagaaaacatatcaagggcgaacctataccttgcacctcgacctcttgagctacatgatgatgatcttggcttcctcaagatggaccacctctcttgattgtgttggcttgatgaagactagttgattgctcccccatactcactatggctgagccactcttcagcatatcttcacaagtccattgccaccacaatggacggcaagcttcaagcatgatcttttcgtgatgatccacttgaacttgcacagggcaatcttgatgacgatcaccacttgacgtcatctttcgtgggttgtatgagatcttacttttgacgcaagcccatggaaacacacctaacccccacatagaactctcacaaagaccatgggttagtacacaaacacgtaatggacaatgcttaccataccatgggatcacttgatccctctcggtacatcttgtacgctttgtgtgttgatcatcttgatttactctttgtctgagatcttgatcaaccttgtgtctctataaccattctttggataataccttgaataccaccttggtcatcatataaactccttgaacccaacagacggacttcaagaagtgcctatggacaaatcctataaatataacttaaggcatccattagtccataggaattgtcatcaattaccaaaaccacatatggagatatatgctctaacacacacTCCTACGAAAgtttttggaaccttctagaagcttcctagTATAATACCagaaaaacccaaaactttttcggtagcaaatatgacttcccatatataaatctttacctcaaaaccattccggagctcctcgtgacgtccgggatctcatctgggatttcgaacaacattcagtcaccaacatacataacaaaatggagcaactgctaacataatcccaacagacattagcattgctacgggtgagaaagtctcatcgtagtcaactccttgaacttgtcaaaaaaTTCTTTGCGACAAGTCTAACTTTATAGATGGTGAAATTACCATCCACATctgtctttttcttaaagatccatttgttctaaatagccttacaACCATCAGGTAATTCTTCccgagtctatactttgttttcatacatggatcctatctcagattgcgTGGCCTCTGGCAATTTGCTGGGATCCGGGccaaccatcgcttctccatagctcgtaggttcactattgtccaacaacatgacctccaagacataattaccatgaacaaggaaatatgataatgaccaatttatagcatggataaatgattatcatgaacaaggaaatatgataatatggataataaatgattatcatgaaaaaggaaatatgataatatggataataaatgattatcaatacaattatagcatgcataataaatggttatcatgaacaaggaaatataataataaccaatttattattgcctttaggggatATTTCTAACAACAGTCTGATGTATTGGAAGAAACTACTACAAAGGGCCTAATGTGGAGGGTAGGAGATGTCAAACAAATCCACGTATGCGAAGATAGTTGGATCCCTGATGTGATTCCTTGAACCCCTCAACCaacaaataataatcaactagtgTGCCCCCTGATAACGAAGGGAGAACCACAATGGAATGAAGTGCTCATAAAAAGTAAATTCTCAGAGGGTATAGCAGCAAAAATCCTTAGCATTCAATTAAGCAGTGAAGGTTGTATGGACTTTGCCTTGTGGTCCATACAAAAGGGGCGCCTCTATAGTCAAATTAGCCTACAATCTAGTAAGAATACTGAATTTTTGGGGAGATCAAAGTGCAGATGGTAAAGGAGCTACATCATAACTGAAATCCTTGGAGAAAACCTGGAAGAAATTATGGGCAATCCAGTGTCCTAATAAAATGAAAGTAGTGTTATGGAGGTTGGCCCATGATTGTCTCCCTATAGGATACCAACTTCAAATCAGATCAATACCAACAAGGTATGATTATTACTTTTGCAATGGGGGAACTGTTGAATATTATTTTTTTGCATTATCATTAACTCATTACATTAAAGAAATCTGGAAAGAACATAAAAAATATTATGgaatttgtctaaatttgaagagTCTTACCCATATCCGACAATGAATGTTAGAATGGATAACGAATGGTACAAATTTTCATGCTATGCTTATGGTTGTagctgtttggcacatttgggagcTTAGGAATACCCGCCGTAATGGTGAGGCCTTAGTTCATCCTCTTAGTGTTGTGGGAAAGATCAAGATATACATGGAGTTTATCAATCTGCACTTTTTCAGTTCGACCATCTCAATCACATGTGAGACTCTGAAGTCAAATCAAAACTGGTCTCCACCATCGGAAGGGTCAATGTTTGCCAACACGGATGCAACGACATTCTCTTAGTCTAAACAAGCAGGCTTTGATGTGGTGATACATGATCACCAGTGGAGGGTGCATGCAGCAAGCAAGGGGTACTTTGATCGAATTCAAAACCCATAAATTGCAGAAGCCATGGCACTTCGTCAAGCTTTAATCCTTGTAGGAGACACAAATATGGAAATGATGATGGTGGCATCAGACTGTTTGTCACTAGTTAACAAGATCAACGATTCAAACTTGGACAGAACCCTTACACGAGCCATAGTCTATGGCATCAAGAAGTGGGCCACGAAATTTGCATATTGTACTTTTATCCATGTTAATCATGCTTGTAATGAGGCAGTTCATACTCTCACCAAATCAACAGAGTATGAGGTTAGATCATCTTGGTTTAATGAGGTTTCTCATGTAACCAACTATGAAGCACCGATACGGCAACACGGATATGGCGTTACGAGTACGACGATATGGGGTGATAATTTTTAGAAACAACAATACATCGATACAACAAATATATATAAATAATTATAAAATTACATGTAATAAAAAAACACAAGATGAGATCAAAATATTGTCCCATTCATCATGGTGAATTTGCCTATTCCCAGATGACATGTCATGTTTCCCTCTTTAAtgtagacaataacaacaacataaacaacaaatgGAAAATAATAGCAAACAAAGCAAGCAATAGGAACTtaggaagtagcagcagagcattgAGGAAATTAACATGAATGGATAGACAACTAGAGAGCAGTAAAGTTCACTGAATCTATTTTACCTCGCTCTTGGTGGCGATTGGCGACAACGTCGGAGAAGATTTTGGTCAACCGAGACAGGAACATGGCAACTGTATCATTATATCAGCAACGTTTGGTACGCTGATACACAAGTTTCTTCCGTATCGGTGCTTCGTACTCATCACCATTTTTTTGAGCAGAGTACAATTGAAGTCGCTGATATACACGAGCATACACTCACCCCTAtgaacacacgcacacacaccctACCCCCATGAGCACATTCGAAAGACTAAGCCGGTACATCATCTTGAGGTTGACGAAATCGCCACACACGCCTTCGTAGTCGACGGgaacgtctcctcccactgaacacacATCGCCGGAAGACCTGGAATAAATCCAAGAAAATGCCAGCACCAGTGTCAAATCTGAGATTTGAACTCCGGTGGGCAAGGGATATCACAGTCCTCCTAATCATCCAACCACGGATTGATTTGCATCAGCATCATTTTCTGTAATGAACAAGTTCATGAATAAATGAAGGGCAGTACTGGGCGCCGACGCGCCGGCCCGAACACTCGCGCCGGTCACAGCGCAACCATCAGATTGGGGATCCTTTGACTGTCAGATCTTCTCTCTCGTCCTCAACCTCGAGCCACGAACGCGAGCGCCTCGCCGGCCATCCTCGTCCAACATGCAACGACGctccccacccctcccctctccccctGCCCCCCGGCGGTCGAGGGGTCCTTCTCCGTCGCCCCTCTTGCCGGACGTCCTCGTCGCCGTCCTTGTAGAGCCAACAAAAGCGAGCACCTTGCCGGTCGTCCGTTGTAGCTTTTTTCATCAATGGTTGTATCATTTTATGTCAAACGATTTAGCATTCCGCCATGGCAATGACCGCTTGCAGCTTTTTATATGTCTGGTTGCAGCTTTTTCCATCAATGGTTGTAGCATTTTATGTCAACGATTATAGCATTCCGTCATGACAATGACCGCTTGCAGCTTTTTATATGCCCGGTTAAAGCTTTTTCATCTGGATTTGAAGCTTTTTCAAATAGCCGTTGCAGCAATTTTGAGTGATGTTTGCAACATTTGTATACACATGGTCCGACCATGACGACAGGCGACGAGAACGATGAGCGAAAGCTGGATCCGACGATGCGGACGGCCGCcaggaactggcgatgcgggtgaCCGCGTCCATGCGCCCCACCACGCGCAAAAATCGTTCGGTCCGGATGAGAGGAGATCGCAGGATCGTCGTGCGCCCCGCGTGGAAAACGTTCCATGAAGGGCTGCCCATTACCTCAAGGAAAACAGAAAACGATGCCATTTGGAAAAACAAAACGAAAAATTCAACCGAAGCCGAGTTGTCTGGCGCTCTTGCCGATgccgtccaccgccgccgcaaGCGAGCCCTCCCCGTCGCCCCCCCACGCCGTGACCACCCCCGACGGGTGGCACCCTCGCACAACGGAGCGCCGCCTGCTCCATCTCCTGCATCACTCCTCCCGCGCCCGGCGACGCCCGCTCGAGCTCCTCGCCTTCGCCGTCCGCCATTGCCTGCattcctccccgccctccccacacCACCATTTCCTcgccgcgctcctcctcctctcctcccctccGCCTCCCGCTCTCTCTCTTCTCAGCCTCCTCCCTCCTGAACCTCCGCCTCCCCTCCCACTCCTCAACGCCGCCCTCAAGTCCCTCTGCGCCTCATCTCCACCCCTCGCGTTCCGCCTCCTGTCCTCCCTTCGCCGCCTTCATGCCCCTGATCGCCTGTCCTTTCTCCCGCTGCTCGGGCCAACCTCCTCGTTGCCGCTTCTCTCAGCCTTCCatggcctcctcctccgcctcggctTCCTCTCCCACCACGCCATCTCCCTCGCCCTCCTCAGGCCATATCGTCTGCCCCACGTACGAATCCTGTTTGACGAAATGCCTCAGCAGAGAAAGTGCACCATCGCCTACAACACACTCATCACCGCCTATGTGAAAGCCAAGGATATTTTCACTGCACGCCATCTGTTTGATGAAATGCAGCGGTTCAAGCGCTCCAGGAGAAGCATGGTTTCCTGGAATGCTATGATCTCAGGGTGTACGTGGTGTGGGAGGGATGACATGGCAGTACGGTATTTCCAAGACATGGTGAGGGAGGGCAAGGTGGCGCCAGATGATGGGACCCTTGCCGCGGTGCTGCCTGCTTGTGGGAGGATAGGGAATGCTGGTGCCGGGAGGTGGGCGCACGAGTATGCATGTAAGAAGGGTATCTTAGACATCTCAGTGCATGTTGCTAACGCGGTGGTGGATATGTATTGCAAGTGTGGCGTTGTGAACAGCGCTAGAGAGGTGTTCGAAGGGATGCAACAGCGGAGTGTGGTGAGCTGGAACACAATGATCTCTGGATTTTCGTTGAATGGGCAAGGGATTAAGGGGATTGAGCTGTTCCGGCAGATGGTGAGGTCTGGTGGGGAGCCTAATTCAGTGACTTTCCTGGGGGTGCTTGGTTGCTGTGCCCATGCTGGGGCAGTAGATACTGGGCAGCTGATCTTCCAGACTATGCAGTCAGAGCATGGGATAGAGGCGGGAATTGAACATTATGGGTGTATGGTAGATTTACTTGGAAGGTCCGGCCTTCTCGAAGAGGCACATGCGCTGATTCAAGGGATGCGAATGAGCCCTAATTCTGCAATATGGGGATCACTTTTAAGCGCCTGCCGTGCCCATGCTGGGCTTGGCATTGCCGAGGTGGCTCTCAAAGAGCTTATTAGTCTGGAACCTTGGAATTCAGGGAACTATATGCTGTTGGCCAATCTTTATGCGGAAACACAACGTTGGGACGAGGCAGGTGATGTGAGGAAACTGATgaggaggatgagtgtgcaaaagGCACCAGGGCAGAGCCTAATTGAAGAACCAAGTTCAAGCTGGCAAATACATGATCACATTGTGACTTAACTCTGGAAATACACCTACAACGGGGAGGGGGAAACTGCAAATAGGACATATAGTGGGAAGCTCTAATGCTCTATGCATTGCCAAATCTTATCAAGAGGTCACAGACTGGTATTGCAGGTAATCACTTCAATTGTCTTCTTGTTTCATATAGACTTATACCCAATATGAAATTCGTTTTTATGGTCAGTTCAAGAGCAATTTAGGCACTAGACACCTGATTTCATACGATACATTTGTGTTATTCATGTCCTGCTCTGAATCAAATGTCTTACTAAAAATTGGAGATCCTACAATATTGCTGACAAGAACTTAGAAATGTGAGTAAGGCTTCTGTCCTGGAGACTGGTTCGCCAAGTTATTCTATGTTTGAAATGGTATACATGTAGTTTGCAACTATCAGCGGTGATAATGATGGGTAGTACCAGTACATCTATTTTAATTTATATTCTGAACATTTTGTAGCAGAATCAAGTCCTTACTTTGGTAAGGTGAAATCATCCTCTTCATGGGCATATTCTGATTACTTTTACCAAATGTTAAATTAAGCCATGCATCAATTGGAAATTTGAATGAACCCGGTGTGTATTGCTTTCTTTTCGTTTATTTAAGTGTTACTGCTTTTCAAAGTGTCTAACTAGCCCATCTTttgaaagcaaacagaagcaggaTTTCAGAATTTGTTGCACTGAAATAAAGGTGCATTTTAAATGTTTCAAACAGATTTTGCATATATAATATAAGAGTGGATTTCTGCCGTACTGAAGCACCCAGAATTCAGTTTAAtaaaagaaagagacaatactAAATGTCTAATATGTTGAACTTCATAATGTCATTTGTCCCACTGTATCAGTACTCCCTCTTGTTCCCACTGTATTTTTTCAATAGTTTGTCTGATTTTGGGCAAAGTAGAATCCCATGATCGTGCTCCTTGAGGCTTCGTTCGGTTGTTGAGGTTTCCTTCCACACTGGGAACCAACCCTGCAGGGATTGGGTGAGTCCCCTTATGTCACCCACCCCCCGCCAACACCCTCACCACATATCCTTTCGTCTTAAATTCTGTTCGGTTACTCCCTCCCATCAGGAACACTTTTGACAGAAAACTGTGGTGAAACTACAAGACGCTAGCTGAACACAGTAGCATTTAACTATACCGTCAGATCTAGCTCAACACAGTAGCAGTTAACAATACCATGAGATCACATAACAACTCATCACAACAATATATATAAAcgttgtttcatcaagcaaaaacACATGCTAAATTTAGGGTTCAGCAATCACACCAGATTCGACTGATCAACGAAAGAGTCGTGGCTGAATTATTTACTTGCACACTTCCTACCAACCGGAACAATGACACGACACCAAACGAGTCATGGCTCTTGCAATCGCTCACGGCTTTATCAGATTTTATGTCAGAGACGACCCCACGTTGTCAACTTAGAGCGCAACGCCTCAATGACTGTCCTATCGACGTCCAAAAGTAGTTTCTAGCCAAACATTTGTTGGCTTTTAAACCATAGATCAAAACACCCAGGAGCACAACGTATATGTACGTGCAAAGCTAACACGAACAAGCACACTAGCAGCTTGATCGATTAGCCCTTGTACACACGTACGTGCAACTAGCCAGAGACTTGCATATGAATACGCTTCAGCCGGCTAGCTTCGGTTGATTGGATCAATCACGCGACAACGGATCAACTCGTCTCTCTCAACAAGAACGTAAAAACGTGAAGGCACTGAATCGTTGATGGCCACAGGCTCGTGTCGAGCCTGTCGTaatactttgtattgctttgctATCTGATCTGGTGTTAcaagcaccacccctagggtgccttttatatacacccacaagggactatggaaatagactaggactaggcatcctaatactactaggactcggtttgactTTTTTTCTAATCCTAGATTAACTCACATTCACCCCCTAATCATGATGTCCTTACTTTCGACCTGGGTCCCAAACATGATTGCTGCTTTTCATAACTGTTATCATCGGCATGGCCTTTG includes:
- the LOC123446316 gene encoding pentatricopeptide repeat-containing protein At1g09190-like — its product is MPSTAAASEPSPSPPHAVTTPDGWHPRTTERRLLHLLHHSSRARRRPLELLAFAVRHCLHSSPPSPHHHFLAALLLLSSPPPPALSLLSLLPPEPPPPLPLLNAALKSLCASSPPLAFRLLSSLRRLHAPDRLSFLPLLGPTSSLPLLSAFHGLLLRLGFLSHHAISLALLRPYRLPHVRILFDEMPQQRKCTIAYNTLITAYVKAKDIFTARHLFDEMQRFKRSRRSMVSWNAMISGCTWCGRDDMAVRYFQDMVREGKVAPDDGTLAAVLPACGRIGNAGAGRWAHEYACKKGILDISVHVANAVVDMYCKCGVVNSAREVFEGMQQRSVVSWNTMISGFSLNGQGIKGIELFRQMVRSGGEPNSVTFLGVLGCCAHAGAVDTGQLIFQTMQSEHGIEAGIEHYGCMVDLLGRSGLLEEAHALIQGMRMSPNSAIWGSLLSACRAHAGLGIAEVALKELISLEPWNSGNYMLLANLYAETQRWDEAGDVRKLMRRMSVQKAPGQSLIEEPSSSWQIHDHIVT